The segment GTGGTCCATTGGTAATACCTGGGACGGCTTCTGGGGAAAGACCAAGGAGTCTTTTTCGGGAGCCAAGCACATCTACAGCACACACGTCGGTAACGGATTGAGTTGTGCCACCGGCAGCTGGGGTGCATGTAAGAGCTTTGGTGGTCTGTACGTCAAGTATCACCCCTTGAATTTCAAGACACACTGGGATTCCGTCCAGGGGCTTTGGGGGGATGGCAAGGAAATTTATAATGACTACAAGAGTGGCCACGCTGACACGGCTACTGGGAAGTTGTCATTCTTTGCTCTGTCGTTCGTAGGTCTCAAGGGACGTGGCAAGATACCCTCGGTGAAGGGTGCTCCTAAGAGGGTTCCGAAGGTACACGTTGACCCCGTTGAAAACGCAGGCAAATGTAGCTTTACCCCGGACACTCGCGTACTCACCGGTAACGGCAAGACCAAGCGAATTGGCAAGATTAAACCCGGCGACCACGTCGTGGCAGCTGACCCTGAAACGGGAAAGCGCGAAGGTTCCCGCACGGTAACCGCTGCCTTTATCAACCACGACAACGACCTGGTCGACCTGTCCGTCAGGACAAGCCATCACCGCGTCAACGTCCTCCACACCACCTCCAAGCACCCCTTCTGGGATGACACCCTCCACGCCTGGGTCCCCGCCGGCCAACTGGTGGTCGGCCACGCCCTGACCACGGCGGACGGCCACCAGGTGCAGGTCAGTGCCGTACGGGCCCGCCCTGGCGTCGCCGACATGTACAACCTGACCGTCGACGACCTCCACACGTACTATGTACTCGCCGGGACCACCCCAGTCCTGGTGCACAACGACGGAGGTGCCAGGTTCAATTACCTTGATCGCCCCGGGTACAGTAATTACATGCTCGTCGACCGTGGCGGTAACGTTTATTACTCCGGTACGTTCGGACCTGGCGAGACTCCGGCAGGCGTTCAGTATCGCCACGCCAACAACAACAACCGATTCAACCCGGCAGACGGCGATACGATGAGGGTAGTGCCCGGCTCGCGCACATATGGTGAGTCGCGCCTGATGGAGCAGCGACTCTCAGAGCAGTACGGTACGTACATCGGCCGCGACGGATCCAACTATCGTGGCAACCGTCAGAATCCCTTGGCCGGTAGTAAGCTCGCGGAGTATGAGGGCTACGAGGCGACAAAGCTTGGAGGATGCCCGTGAGCGACGCATCAATGTCGGCCGGTGCTCTCGAAGAGTCCAGTGCCAGACTTGCCGCGATCTCGGTTGAGTTTCTCGAGCTGACCGGAAGGAGGCCGACTCTCGGCGAACTGCTGGAGCTTTTGGGCTGGTCGTCCCATAGCATTTTCTCGGCGCCACTTACCTTCAAGGTGAAGCTTCGCAGAAATAGACGCTATGAGAGCCCTGGCGACTCCCTCGTGGGTGAACTGAATGACTCCATCTTTGTTGATGCCGCAGAGTTTCTGTCGTTCTTGGCAAGAATCGCAGACGATCAGCCGGTGTCGCTGTCTGGCCTGACCTCGGCTCTTGCTCTGACGCTCAAGTCTGCCAACATTCCCTTGCAGGATGTCGGCAGCGAAGAGGTGGCGGGGCTGACTTCCTCCATCCTTAAGAAGGTTTCCAAGTCTAGAATTGGTGATATCTTGGCAATCCCCGCAAAGGGCGGGGGTTATCATATGGCTGCGGTTGTAGCGCGAAATCGATTCGGAACTGCGCTTGGAGTTCTCTGTGGTCGATTTCTCGTGCCAAGGGTCAGGAAAATGGGAGATCTAGCAGCGTGCCAGTTCCCCTTCTATACGGATGACCGTCTTTTGTCGACTGGGATCTGGAAGGTAATCGGCAACGATGAGAGCCTTCTCTCTCTATTCCCTGAAGATCCGGAGATCTATCACGGGCCCGATTTGAAGTGGCCTGGTGTTGATCTCGGAGAATTTGGTGCTGCCGAAAGCCCGTCAGGAATTATTCGGCTGATCGGTGCGGAGGAGGCCCGCAAAGTCGGCCTTCTTGGTGGCGCTTACCAGCAGACTTATATGGGAGAGGTTCTGCAGCAACTGTTGGACGATCAGGCTGACTGCTAGCCGGCCGTCCAATTAATTCTGGGCACGCCGTTCTTTAGGTCTTGTGGCGCTGTTCGGGCTGTAGTGTCGAACGCGCTGATGAAGGAATCCGGGCTTCGGACTACACAAGGAAAGGGCGTCGCCGAACGACTCGGCGACGCCCTTCTACAGTAGCGATATCACCGGCCAGAAGTTCGAGATCGCCCCAGGGGACCTTTCGCCGAACCCTCGCCCCAGACAGGCCGGCGAGCCCATGCGTATGAGGGGCTTCATGAAGGGGTTCGGCATCGCCGGCTCTGTGGCAGGCGTGGCTCAGTTCCCGATTGATGTCTACAACTTTGGCTTGAAGGAAGGAACTGAAAATACACTTGAAGGCATTACGGACCCACTGGGCATCATTCCGGATGGCCAAGGCGCCGGGTGCGTCTTCTTCAACGGCTGTTATGCCGCAGTCCCGCCGATGGCCTGAAAGAATTCATGGGTGCTATGGATCTCCCAAGGAGTTAGAATGGTCGACGCTGTCATTACTGGGAATTTCTTTCAGGAGATAATGGCTCAGATTCCGGAATTTGACCGTCGTGTCACCAAGGAAATGGAATGGAATTCCTCAATTGGCCATGGCCCCGAGGATCTGGATCACTTTAAGTACAATCCCTACACTCTGACCTACGAGCTGTTCGATACCGTTCTCATTCCCGCACTAAATTCTCCTGAGCTGTGTATCGATCTTCTGACGCGATGCTTCGCTATCCTCGAACATGCGGCTCTCTCGGTGGACTCCACGGTCCGCGGCAATCTCGCCTTTGCCGTCGCAGATTTCCTTCTCGATGACCTGGGGCCGACGACTTACTCTCAAGCGGGTCCCGCCTTCCGGGCTCTCATGGTCGAGTGTCTCGCTGAGGAAGGGCTACCTGTCCCTGAGTCGTGGCGATAAAGGGGTGCGGAGAAACCTGCACTGAGGTCGTGACCAGTCGTAGGACCTTCATGGCCGCCAGTGTGAGGTCGAACGTGTCGAGTGCCCGCACTGCGGGCCCGACGCGCAGTGCGGGCGGCGACGGCTGCGACTGTGATGACGATGCGGGGCGGTCCGTCCTTCTCTGAGGCGAGCGAGGCATAGGACGGCGACGGTCTCCTGCCATGCCCAGTCGGCGAGCGACCATCGGCCCGAATGGACGATGTGGGCGTCCACGCCGGGCGATGTTGATCCGCGGCAGGCGGCGGGTGGGGAAGTCGCGGCTGGTCGAGGAGTTCATCGAGCGCGCGGGACTGCCCCATGTCTTCTTTACGGCATCGGTGCAGGCGACCCATCAGCTGGACCTGAGCCGGTTCATCGAGGCCGTGGCCGCTTCCGCCCTGCCGGGTGCGGCAGGCGTTCAGGGTCAGTACCCCCAGACCTGGGACGCGGCGCTGCATCTGCTGGCCGGCGCGCTGCCCGCCGACCGGCCGAGCATCGTGGTGCTCGACGAGATGCCGTATCTGATCAGGAACGACTCCGGCTTCGAGGGAACCCTGC is part of the Streptomyces sp. NBC_01262 genome and harbors:
- a CDS encoding polymorphic toxin-type HINT domain-containing protein, with product MNGYAYSNNSPITRSDPTGLWSIGNTWDGFWGKTKESFSGAKHIYSTHVGNGLSCATGSWGACKSFGGLYVKYHPLNFKTHWDSVQGLWGDGKEIYNDYKSGHADTATGKLSFFALSFVGLKGRGKIPSVKGAPKRVPKVHVDPVENAGKCSFTPDTRVLTGNGKTKRIGKIKPGDHVVAADPETGKREGSRTVTAAFINHDNDLVDLSVRTSHHRVNVLHTTSKHPFWDDTLHAWVPAGQLVVGHALTTADGHQVQVSAVRARPGVADMYNLTVDDLHTYYVLAGTTPVLVHNDGGARFNYLDRPGYSNYMLVDRGGNVYYSGTFGPGETPAGVQYRHANNNNRFNPADGDTMRVVPGSRTYGESRLMEQRLSEQYGTYIGRDGSNYRGNRQNPLAGSKLAEYEGYEATKLGGCP